ATTCAGTGGACAGGGACAGAGAGAGTATGGGTATGCTGAGCATTTGTAacaattttaaaagtttcatAGTTCTTGCAACACCATCTTCGTAACAGAAGTGTTTTACACTCATACAATGTTAATTACTTTATTATACATGGAAGCCTGCAGTAGGCCAATTACACTATAAGACTGCGAACAACCACTGGTACTTTTCTGTCTTCAGAAAGTACACAAGACGGAAACATCACCAAAAGTacaataaaaaaaggaaatctgCATAAACATCCccaaaattacattaaaaaaactaaatgagaaaaaatctgcaaaaaaaaGTGGTTCAGGGCAGCACAACTGCTTTTTAGCAGTTTTAAAATAACCATCATTTTTTCTAGTAGGTTTCCATTGCTCCACAGGCTCTAATCCAGATTCACAAATCATAAATAATGTACCACAAAATATACATGAGTTTGAGCAACATCTCCTTGGAAAGGTTCTGGTGACAATAAACCACACAGGTACTGGTAACATGCTTCATACATCCAGAGTCTGAATGGAACTGAAGCCTAGGCCCAAGACTGCAATGTGTTTTTTCTGCACATCCTTACAACCACACACAATcttaaccaaaaagaaaaaaagaaaagaaagaagcttCTTGTGGACACTGACAACTGTGTTAGTCGATCCTGATGCAGATTAGGGGCTCTCTTTATGAACAACTGAGTATATTAGTGTCATGGTATATTATATGGAAACTTTTACGGCCTTCTAAAGTAAAGGGACATTCcaattttttaattgttcaacttTGATGCCACAAGACATCAAAAAACACAAATTTTATATAACCTTCTGGAATGTATATCTCCTAAAATTCCACCTGTTAAGctaaagggaaaaggaaaggactGCAGAACATGAAGGatgagcggggggtggggggagaataacAGCAGATAAAGGTAAAAGTCCTAAGATGCTAAGGAATATTTAGATACAGGGGGGGAAAGGACAGATCAACTGGGGAAGGCTATTTTCAACCATGTATAATAAATAATTCATCCCAAAAGCATATAAATTATGACTAATTTTGGTTGGCGTTCCAATGACAGTAAACTGCAACTTTAAAATTCCTTCGGTGGATTCTGCTGCTAAAATGTCTTTACAGAATTACAGTATTGAGAAAAAATGGGGATGGACATTACTGGTTGAATTAAAGCTATCATTCCAGGCTTATACCAAGTATCTGAGAATATCTACCCACCAGTCTAGAATGAGTATCATCATCTGGAAGAATAAAAGTCCATCAACAAGAAGATGTAGGTAGCAACATTCTCAGAGTTTTATATCACCTAGATATGAGACAGCaatttataatgccatagatccctTTCTTAAATGGTGAAACAGATTTGCCACTTATTTGTAAATTGGAAATCCCAATACATTAATCATGCAAAGAATCTCCTTTCTTCATTACATTTTCCTGAGAGTAAAGCAATTAAAATAAACCTTAGTCCTAGgaacaaagtttttttttgttttttgtttttgcattttcaaCTTTTGGGCTATTCCCTGACAATCTAAATATGTAAGTTTGATTGCTAAacactgtcacatgaacacaaaaAATGCAAACTATAAGTCTATTGATCTGATTAAAAAGCATAATACAAACTGATCTAAAATTACATTAACACCAACCAAATTTGAAAAGTTGCATTGAAAGGGCGTGTTACATTATTTCATATTAGGATCACGTAGAAACATTCCAATGGCAGTGTTatcaaaataaaagaaatacattAAGACTACCCCAAAGTCTAGCCACCCTTGGAACCTTACCGATAACTTTGGCTAGTTGGGGTCTTTACTCTTGTACTACATGGCTCACTTACATCAGACATTATATTTGTATACCCTGAGAAATCTGATACTGAAGTCCTTACTCTATGGTCCACTTCCCCATTAGAGTTAGCAATAAAAGTCATTGGCACCCTGCTGCCCGTCTTAAACTGAGAACCAAATGCTTGTGCAAAGGTCTCTATCTGGTATGTTGCTCTATGCTCTAGGTCCTTCTGAGGATCTATCTGGTTAGCTAGCTCCTGAGATGGTATTGGAAAGCTTGTTGAAGATTCCAAGTTTTTTTGTTCCTTCTGGCTATTCAACTTTTGAGGTGTAGACTGATAGCCTGATGAAGCATCTATGTTTTTCTGAGAGTCTATCAGATCATCTAGTTCTTGCGAAGGAGTCAACTGTTGATGGGTTGCCTCCAAAGCAGATAAATAAAAACCGGGCTGAGATCCAAGCAACATCCCGAAAGGAGGCTTTGGCAATGCAGATGGCAACACTGAGGTAACAGATTGGCTGAAACCACACTCAAGTGGAGATGTAGTGTATATTTGTTTGTCTTGAAACAAAGTATGGTTATGAAGGCTTGAAGACAAACTTACAAATTGGAAGCTGGGTCCAAAAGCAAAACCAGTGCTATTGGTTGTTCTTTCAAAAGCCTGTTGGAGGTATTTTGAGTATTCTTGCAACATGCTTGCCTTGTCACTTGAAGTTTGAGAGCCAGGACTCAGGTTCTCTTCTTGAACCATCTCTGTATGTTCTCCTGAGGCATGCAAGTCCACTCGCTGTTCAGTGATGCTGAAGGGATCTTCCTTCTGGCCTTCTGACTTGTGAGCATACTGCTCTAGAAGACTTTGCAGGACTTCATCAGGAATTCCAGATTTGTCATGACAAGATTTGATGTCAGCATTTAGAGATGATGAGTCAATAAGAGATAATGGGGTTTCACTGTCCATAACACTGACACCTGCAGACTGAATAACAGACGGTTGGGAGGCCATATGCCCAACATTTATAGAAAAGGCACTGTTACTGCTGGCAGTTTGCAAATATCTTCTTTTCTTTGAAAACTGCATGGCATCATCGTAATTGCTACTAATTTGACCTGGTTTACCACCTGCAGCTTGGAGAAGACCAACAGCATCTATACTGGTATTTGCAACTAGGCCAAGAGAGCCACCTGGTTTTGCAGACAACTGTTTCTGACCAAGAAGGTCCGGTAATGGTGACACAAAATTAAGGTAACTCTTGTCTGCGCCTTTCCTGTTGCCTTTTTTAAACACTAATTTTGGCACCTTTTTCTGAAGCTCTTCTATCCCAGTGCCAATTAAACCACTACTGGAAGACACTATAGGAATCTCCACCGCATAATTTTGCAAGGTCATATTAGACACAATCTGAGACTCAGGTATTTTATGACAAGGTTTGTGTTCTTTGTTTTCAGTAGATAtactttttgctttgctttttctcCTTGATGAACCTGTATTTCCCTGAGACAACACAGACAAGTTGCCCATGCTATGGTTTGATGGCCCAGGATCCAATCCAACACCTGCTTTCCCTATGGCTTCTCCGCATGTACGTCTGTGCTTCAACAGTCTATCAGTCCTTGAAAAATACTGCTGACAGGTTTCACATTTGTATGGCTTTTCTCCGCTGTGGGTCCTCTTGTGTCTCTCCATGTGATACTTCTGGATGAACTTCATACTGCACTGGTCGCACCCAAACGGCTTCTCCCTGCTGTGGATCTTTTCATGTCTCTGTAGCAAATACTTCTGAATGAAACCCATGCTGCACTGGCTACACTGGAAAGGCCTCTCGCCAGTATGGATGAGCACGTGCCTGCGCAGGTGATAAGAGCTCCGGAAGGCAGCACTGCAGTGTTCACAGACATGAGGTTTCTGGCTAGGGGACAGCATGGCGGCGTCTCCATCTCCTCCCACAAGGGGCTTGGACGAAGCGCTCGGCTTCCGCTTGGCCTTGATTCCCTGAGATTCCGACTTTGGCCTCTTCATCTTCCGGGCCTGAGCGTCATGCTTGGGCTCGTCCAAACCAGCAGGCAACCCCTCGCCACCAGTCCTGATGCCCAGCAGCAAATCTCCTCTGTGGGGATGGTGGTGCAAGTGGTGGAAAAGGCTGAGGTCCTGGATGACGCTCTGGCTGGCCCCTTCCAGCCCTCCGCCCGCGGCAGCGCCGCCGAGAGTTGGGTGCCGCTCCTCCCCGGCTATCCCAAACATGCCCccatagtggtggtggtggtggtggtggcggcgctcctcttcctcctggtcGCTGGGCTTCTCTTGCTTGATGTTCACCAGGGATTGGAAGAAGCCCCAAGGGCTCCtttgcgaggaggaggaggaggaggaagaggaggcgctGAGAGGGAAGCCCCCCGCCGGCTCTTTCTTGAAAGTCATGCCCTGAGGGTGGAGGGGCGGGATGGGGGGCTCGGCGACCGTTGCCGTCGTcacggtggaggaggaggaggaggaggaagaagaagcggAGGTGGAAGAGGAGGACGACGAGGAGGAAGATGACGAGGCGGCCGTCAGCCCACAGTGCTGGGGGGGCGCGGCCGGGCGGGTGAAGCTGGTGACGGGCGGCAGGCGGTGGTTGAACATGACCATGCCCGGGGGGAAGGCGGGCTCCATCGCCGCCCTCttggaggagccgccgccgcccaggaAGCCGCTGCCCAGTTTCATGCTCttccctcggggggggggtgtgtgggggaagcggCCGGGAAGGGCGAGGCGGAGGAGGCGCGGCCCTCAGCCGGACGCCGCCGCTCGCTTTTCACTCACCCGCCGGCCGCTCGTCTGGCTGCCGGCCCGGCCCGCTCGCCTCTcgctccctttctctccccctccggcCTTTCCTCAGCGGCCGCTCGCCCGGCAGCCGCCCGCTGGCCGCATCCTCCGCCGCCGCTCGGCCCCACCTTCGCCGCCGCTTCTCTCCGACGGGCCGCCTCCAGTTGAAAATATCGCCGACTCCGCTCCACAATGGAATTAGCAGAGTCGCCcccccagccgccgccgccgccgccgatctACTGAGGCCCACAGTGCACATGCGCCGCCGCACGGCATGCTGGGGAGGAttgcccaggcaggagggcaactgtatggagggggggggttaagtgAAAGGGCGCAGGCGCGGATGGACCCCCTTTTGggtcgccgcccccccccctcttcctgtgCTTCGCCTTCTGTTTCGCCGGTTACCTCAGAGGCTGGTCAGTTTCTCTTCTAACGGCGCGCGAGAATAAACAGTTATTTCTTTTTCCCCCGCGGGTGCAAAAGGGGACAGGCTCACattagtggaaaagggcaagagtccagtagcaccttaaagactaacaacaataataataaaatataataataaaaatatacggttcacatgtatgggggggggggagggctcacACTAAAGGCAAAGTTGGTCcactaataataaaatataataataaaaatatacggttcacatgtatggggggggggatggatcaCACTAAATGCAAAGTTGGTCcactaataataaaatataaaaaatatacgGTTcacatgtatgggggggggggagggatcacACTAAATGCAAAGTTGGTCcactaataataaaatataataataaaaatatacgGTTCACAtgtatggggggggagggatcACACTAAATGCAAAGTTGGTCcactaataataaaatataaaaaatatacgGTTCacatgtatgggggggggagagggatcaCACTAAATGCAAAGTTGGTCcactaataataaaatataataataaaaatatacagtTCACATgtatggggggggagagggatcaCACTAAATGCAAAGTTGGTCcactaataataaaatataataataaaaatatacgGTTCACAtgtatggaggggggagagggatcaCACTAAAGGCAAAGTTGGTCcactaataataaaatataaaaaatatacgGTTCACAtgtatggaggggggagagggatcaCACTAAATGCAAAGTTGGTCCgctaataataaaatataataataaaaatataaggttcacatgtatggggggggggagagggatcaCACTAAATGCAAAGTTGGTCcactaataataaaatataataataaaaatatacagtTCACATgtatggggggggagagggatcaCACTAAATGCAAAGTTGGTCcactaataataaaatataataataaaaatatacgGTTCACATgtatggcgggggggagagggatcACACTAAATGCAAAGTTggtccactcattaaaaaaaaaaaaaaaaaaaaaacgttccCATCCTACTCCTAAGCGCGCGACCAGCTTCAGAGAAGGAACTGGCTGGGCTTTTGGTGAAAGACTGCCACTAGGAGAAGCGACAGGCAAAACCAACAGACCGTCTTGTGGCGCCTTCACAACTAATACGTTTTCTCCTCTTCGCTTTCTTCTCCGTCTCAAGGTAAATCGTCATAGTGCATCCTTGTCTCACAGCATTATtgacagtgggtcgccgtgttagtctgtctgcagtagtagaaaagggcaagagtccagcagcaccttaaagactaacgagaatatttttctggtagggtatgagctttcgtgagccacagctcacttcttcagatacagctagaatgtgaaacaTTCAcatttcacattctagctgtatctgaagaagtgagctgtggctcacgaaagctcacaccctaccagaaaatattctcgttagtctttaaggtgctgctggactcttgcccttttctatcacAGCATTAttggagtggttaagagagagAAGTGAGGTGATTATAAGAACTTGTTAGTCTTCATGGTGCTATAAGACTCCTGTTCATTTTTGCTGCAAGCACACTCAAACGGCTACAGCTCTGGAACTGTAGCCAACGGCTGAGGTTCACGACTGAGCAAGCATTTATATTGCCAAACAGTGATTTAAATATCTAAAATGCTGCCACAGAGAGATTACAGCAGCTGGAGGCCAGGAAATACTTCCTGACTGAAAGGCCGGTATTGAGTAACGCAACAAATTACTAATGAAAGTTGCACAATGCCTTCCCAAACATTCTTCAGAGGAGATTGGATAAGCATCTATCAAGGATGGTTGGTTGGATTTAAACCACTCTCTCCATTTCTATGCTGTCATTTGTGTTTTTTCATTTCTTGTAACCCACCTTGAGGGACCATCTCTTGTAACCCACTTTGAGGGTGAGATATAAACATTTTTAATAAATAAGCAATCTATCTTTCCACATAATTCTCTTTATCTGTGTTTTCTTCTCCATCCCATTAATAACATGGCATATGTGCATATTACATCATGTTGTGTAAAAAGTGATCATTCAAAGCTCTGGATTTATTATTcatagaaaatattttaaatattttatttgtttaaatgaaTCTATCAGTGCCATAGCCACAGGGGAGATGTGGGGGAGAGGTTCCCTTAGGGAGACTCTAGACAGAGGCCCCTTACACTATGAAGATGTATTTCAAACTGGCTTTAGGCACTATGCTTCCCAATTGTTTGCTAAGAAATAAATCTGCTTTTTCCTTCCAGTGTTCTGGCCAACGAATATTAAATATTAAGTGGTACTAGAaacttttttaaattatataaaattagaTTTAATTTTATGAATATTGAATTTGGTATATTAGGCTATCTGTATTTGATCCTTACTGCTCTACACTGGTTCACAGATACAGCCTCTCATCATATTTCTGGCTATGGACTTGGAATCTATATTTAATGCCTTACATAGGAGGAGTTCTCTATACTGACTTCAGCCATTTAACCAATAGTCAAAATCTAGTACATGTTTATCCAGCCCTTCCTTTAAGGAACTCATAGCAacatacattgttctccctttccattttatcctcacatcacccctgtgaggtagattaagctgagagagcATGCATGGACCAAGATTATTAAGTGATTCACAGTAGAGTTGGAATTTGTACCTTTGTATCCTAAATCTTACTCTGATACTCACACTGGCTCTGAGACATTATGCATATGTATGCTATTTTCAGCAAATAAATTCCTAGTAACTATTATTTTTATGATGAAACAGTTTAGTTAAATAAACTTGCAGTTGACATTTGAGAATACATAGTTAATGAACCCAGAAATGCATTGGTCTATACATTTTTCTTGAATAAGAGGAGCCCCAATTTAATACATGCAAACATATTTCAgtctggtatctgacaaaggccctgacctggattgctcaGACtaatccaatcttgtcagatcgcagaaggtaagcagggttggccctggttagtacttaaatgggagaccaccaaggaagtgtagggttgctacatggaggcaggcaatggcaaaccacctctaaccatgtcccttaccttgaaaaccccacagggttgccaaaagtcacctgcaacttgacagcactttcccaccacatctgacaaaggaagctttgtctctcgaaagctcataccccaaaactcttgttggtctctaaggtgttactggacttgaatctagctgataTTTCAGTCTGACACTCAAAAAACGTCCTTCATCAGATTTAGCCAAAAAAAATGATTATGTGGAAAAATAGATGGCAGTACTATATGTATCTACTAAGCAGTAATTCACACAGAATTTAGTAGGACTTCTGTTCTCAGCAAATATGTGTAGAACACAGCTGCAACAGAGGTATTTCCCTCTGTTCCCCTATAGTACTTGATGAACGATCAAATTTATTTTAACAAAATTAGGACTAGTTCTGACTTTGGGAAGGCATTTAGGAGCTTAGATAAAGTAGTATCTTGAACCATGCAAGTCTGATAGGAATCTCTTAAACATGCGAAAAGTAAATTCTTCAGCTGATTAGCAAGGAAAGGTTTAACATTCTATCTGTTACAATCTCACAGGCAAACAGAGATGACTAAATTAACTCGTGCAGGCTGTATGGCAACACAATGCactgaatgattttttaaaatccaaagtcTATAGCATATGCCACAGGAATACAACAGGAAGGTAATGCCTTCTGCAGACTCTGCATGCAGATCTAACAGTTGCTTTTTAGGAACCATGAAATATAAAAGCAACATCACTCCTTTTAAACAGTGTGAGAAAGTTCATCTTGTCCTGCATATAAACTGTAGCCTGATTTGGAGAAGTTTTCAGCGAGTCAAGTGTAGCCAAGTGTTAAAAAGAAAGACTAGGAATTCAAAAACTTAAAGCAGCAGTAAAATATTAGTCAATGTCTGTGAGAAATGAGTCTGTCCCTTTATTCAGGGTGTATGTGTTTAATGGTAAGCTGGGATGCATATAAGCTAGCCCAAGCATGAAGGGCAGTAGGACACTCATATGGAAAGCCAACTTTGTCCCTCAGTTATCAAGATAAGAAACCTGTCATTTCTCTCATTCAGTCTGTCAGCCTTGAGATACTCTAAGCAGACTTACCTCTGTGTTGTACACCCCATATATCAGGAAGATGAAGAGACCctgtaaaataaaatggagggaaaaagCTGTTAACTCTAATCATTTCAGCAGTAGAAATACCtgaaataaactttcctgggaacAGAGAAAAGAAGACACACTTCATCAAGGtcaatttatttttctatttttcaaCATTATAAGCTGTACCTTGAGCATTTATTTGATAACGTGGGAGTGCATTGCCTACCATATTTGTGCAGTGGAACAATTTGGCATAAAGACTCCCAAGACCTagaatattaattaaaaaaatatatgtcaATTCCAAATAACCATTAGTGTGTATATTATAAAATTTATAAGTAATTGACAGGGGAAACCGCATGTTTTAATTTATAAATAATTAGTAAAGGTTTGATTCTTAAGCTTTCTTGATGTGTTCCAAAGTAAGATACTATACTATATAAACTATACTATATAAACACATATATTAAAGGGTACTTGAAAAACATATGCTGTTTTATGATACATAGAAAGTATTTCAGAGATTCAAAAACTAAAAGTAGTGAACAATTCAGTTTTTTTATGAAGCAGATCTCACTGATTAGAAATTCCAGGATGACCGATTTTGAGGATATGTCATAAATGCAATATAATATAGTAGTCTAGTAAAACCCTGTTACTCCATTATACAGCCTTTTATTTTTGGAGGGATATTTATAACACATCACACATATTTTTCTACAGATAAAAAAGAAACTGTCAACAAAACACATTCAAAAATCTGTATATCTTTTGAAAATTATTGCAGCATTTTTGCAGTTGTCAGAATTATACTATTATTTAACAATCAAAAATAGCCACATGAAGAAGATTCTACAAACTGCAAACGTTACACATAGTATGTGTACATTACACAAAGGAAGTTATAAATGATATCCTGTGCATAAGTATTTAAGAACAATGACCACACATAGGCCCAGACTATGAAAACATCATCTCTATGGGCAAATGTTGGTTAAAGCTGCTGCCAGATGTTCCACAAATGTTTTGGAAGATCCTTGTTAACTGGATTTCAAGCTGTCACCCCAATATGAATCAGACTtatgtgaaaaatattttctattgCTTTCACTAGGATTGTTTTAGATAGTACTGTCTCAGTACTATGCTTGGTATCAAGGTATAAGAGACTCAACAACACTGATGAATTCCATGCTATTTCACAGTACCCATTCATTTAAATGAGGCTTATACAGGCGAAATTCCCAGTGAATCGTGCCTATTGTCAGTATTTGGTAACAAAATTACAATCGCTCTGCAGTACTGTAGCAATGATGTCAGACTTCAAAGCTAAATTCTTTAGCATTTTAAAACTCAATCAGCATCTCAAATAGCTATTGTTGCTTTGAACTGTTCAGAGGATACCACACTAAAATTTTATACCCAGGTTTTGCTTCACACATAGTTTACAGCTTCTCTGGTTAAGCAATAACGCAATCAGTATTTTAGATTCTGAATAAACAAGTTGCTACAGCTTAATAACCATGCAGACCTAATTCTGTTGCAATCAATGAGAGTTTCCAGTGAAGTAAGGCTGCAATCATGGAATGGCTTTATTCAGTGAACCAGCAAGCCTGGCTACATTGTTTAGACAGCTTGCTTATGTGGTATTATATTTGATAGAATTCAGAGGGACTGACTTCCAAGTACATATCCATAGGATCAGACCATCAGTTTCCTAAAACTAAATCAATGGAGTAAGACCAAACTCCTATGTGTACTTATCAAGAAAGAATCACTATTAAACAGAGGGACTAACTTCTGAATAAAAATCcatgggagctagggttgccagctccagcaggggaaattcctggagatttgagttgatatttgggggtggtagaggttggggaggggaagccagagACTCTGCCCTatgatgtagggatgccaacttccaggtcccccagaattacatctcatctccagacttcagagctcagttcccctggagaaaaattatGCATACATTGATacagggtggactgtatggcattgtaccccactgaggtccctgtcatctccagaaTTACCTCCAAATcttaaggaatttcccaacctggatgtggcaacccttATCCCCCCCATCTCCGCTGgtggccgg
This Euleptes europaea isolate rEulEur1 chromosome 2, rEulEur1.hap1, whole genome shotgun sequence DNA region includes the following protein-coding sequences:
- the ZNF281 gene encoding zinc finger protein 281, translated to MKLGSGFLGGGGSSKRAAMEPAFPPGMVMFNHRLPPVTSFTRPAAPPQHCGLTAASSSSSSSSSSSTSASSSSSSSSSTVTTATVAEPPIPPLHPQGMTFKKEPAGGFPLSASSSSSSSSSQRSPWGFFQSLVNIKQEKPSDQEEEERRHHHHHHHYGGMFGIAGEERHPTLGGAAAGGGLEGASQSVIQDLSLFHHLHHHPHRGDLLLGIRTGGEGLPAGLDEPKHDAQARKMKRPKSESQGIKAKRKPSASSKPLVGGDGDAAMLSPSQKPHVCEHCSAAFRSSYHLRRHVLIHTGERPFQCSQCSMGFIQKYLLQRHEKIHSREKPFGCDQCSMKFIQKYHMERHKRTHSGEKPYKCETCQQYFSRTDRLLKHRRTCGEAIGKAGVGLDPGPSNHSMGNLSVLSQGNTGSSRRKSKAKSISTENKEHKPCHKIPESQIVSNMTLQNYAVEIPIVSSSSGLIGTGIEELQKKVPKLVFKKGNRKGADKSYLNFVSPLPDLLGQKQLSAKPGGSLGLVANTSIDAVGLLQAAGGKPGQISSNYDDAMQFSKKRRYLQTASSNSAFSINVGHMASQPSVIQSAGVSVMDSETPLSLIDSSSLNADIKSCHDKSGIPDEVLQSLLEQYAHKSEGQKEDPFSITEQRVDLHASGEHTEMVQEENLSPGSQTSSDKASMLQEYSKYLQQAFERTTNSTGFAFGPSFQFVSLSSSLHNHTLFQDKQIYTTSPLECGFSQSVTSVLPSALPKPPFGMLLGSQPGFYLSALEATHQQLTPSQELDDLIDSQKNIDASSGYQSTPQKLNSQKEQKNLESSTSFPIPSQELANQIDPQKDLEHRATYQIETFAQAFGSQFKTGSRVPMTFIANSNGEVDHRVRTSVSDFSGYTNIMSDVSEPCSTRVKTPTSQSYR